The genomic DNA agagactgcagacagaacaaaacggaggtcagtacacagcaagtcaaaaaggtgcaaaacaacaaaactaacactactggctcagagactgatacgctgacaaacatactgttcatggctaacgatccggcaggaactggatgttgggccagagcctaagaagggtgatgatcaggaccaggtgtgcagattgctgatgggatgcaggtgcggaaaaccagagcgctccccggagcgttcccgaaccctcgggaaactggagaatacgagcaggaacactagtcaccagacaggacccgactcagacagccgagATCGTCACAATAAGACtgttgaacaattaataaaatggccagaCGGACTATTTACATACAAATATTTTCTtgactctatttcttgaactgcattgttggttaagggcttgtttgTAAGCATTTCAGAGtaaggtctgcacctgttgtattcggcgcatgtgacaaatacaatacaatttgatttgatttgattcttcaAGTGCACTATTGTGGCTCCCTCATACATGCTGTAGGCTGCACCACTGAAGTCAACtgtcactcttagaaaaaagtgttccagaatggttcttcggctgtccccatatgagaaccctttttggttccatgtactATCCtcagtggaaagggttctacatggaaccaaaaaggattctacttggaaccaaataGGTTCTACCTGGATCCAAAAAATTGTTATTCAAAGGGTAGTACAGCATAGTACAGTGCACACATCTCCTAACAGCATGACATATGATACAGACATATCATCATTCCCTGATATCTTTGTGCCTCTGCCTTTTCACAGTCCAGCCACATACGTACCTCTGAGCATCACCACGAGATGTAATCAGAACTTTCCTGATATGGCGGCTTGATTGAAGGACTGGTGGGTGGCAAGCTTCCTGTTATTTATGTCCCCCCAGTCTGAAATATAAGTCACACCACAGCCTCAGACATGACTCTGCctgcctccactcctcccctccactgGAGAGATACAGCACAGAAGTTGGAGGCAATATTGGGATTTTGTTTTATGTGACTGAGATTGAGAGTGCAGGGGGGACACACTCAGAAACAGAAATGGATATAAAACACACTGCCAAGGTCATTGCTTATTCATGTTGTGGCACACAGtgggtgtgaatgagtgagtgtgttggaggggtgtgtgtgtgtgtgtgtttatctattGATTTCTGCAGCCttttttcagacagattatgcACGGTTCATCCTTGCAATGTGTCCTTGCACAAAAAACACATTAACAGGCTACAGTGCAATGTCATCACTTAAAAACCAATGTACACATGTCATGTTTATATCATAATGCAATACATGATGGGCTTGCATTTACATTCCTCCCTTCTAAACAATCCTTCCACTCTCTGTTCTTTTCTCGTTTCAGCCTGCCCCAACACCGCCTCTTCCCAAAGAGTGGATGACCCAGCCAATGAATTATGAATGTTGAACAAGATGACCTCTTCTCGGCAGCAGCAGACGATGAGAGGTCCTAGGTGGAACCGGGCCCTGTCCGACCCTTTGTTCGTGCTGCTCCTGGCCCTCCAGCTCCTGGCGGTGGCGGGCCTGGTGCGTGCTCAGACCTGCCCCTCTGTCTGCTCCTGCAGCAACCAATTCAGCAAGGTGATCTGCACCCGGCGGGGTCTCCGTGAGGTCCCCGACGGAATCTCCACCAACACACGCTACCTGAACCTGCAGGAGAACCTCATCCAGGTGATCAAGGTGGACAGCTTCAAGCACCTGCGGCACCTGGAGATCCTGCAGCTCAGCAAGAACCACATCCGAAACATTGAGATTGGGGCCTTCAACGGCCTGGCCAGTCTCAACACCCTGGAGCTGTTTGACAACCGCCTCACCACAATCCCCAATGGGGCCTTCGAGTACCTCTCGAAGCTCAAGGAGCTATGGCTGAGGAACAACCCCATCGAGAGCATTCCCTCGTATGCGTTCAACAGGGTGCCCTCGCTACGGAGGTTGGATTTAGGGGAACTCAAACGCCTCTCGTATATTTCCGACGGGGCTTTTGAAGGCCTCGGCAACTTGCGCTACCTGAACCTGGGCATGTGCAATCTGAAGGAGATCCCCAACCTCATCTCGCTGGTCAAGCTGGACGAGCTGGAGATGTCAGGGAACCAGCTGACGGTCATCAGACCTGGCTCCTTCAAAGGGCTGATCCACTTGCAGAAGCTGTGGATGATGCATGCCCAGATCCAGACCATTGAGAGGAACTCCTTTGACGACCTGCAGTCGCTGGTGGAGCTCAACTTGGCCCACAACAACCTGACCCTGCTGCCCCACGACCTCTTCACCCCCCTGCACCACCTGGAGAGAGTCCACATCCATCACAACCCCTGGAACTGCAACTGTGACATCCTGTGGCTCAGCTGGTGGCTCAAAGAGATGGTGCCGGCCAACACCAGCTGCTGCGCACGCTGCAGTTCCCCAGCCAGCCACAAGGGACGCTACATAGGTGAGCTGGACCAGAACTATTTCCACTGTTACGCACCGGTGATTGTGGAGCCGCCAGTGGACCTGAACGTGACAGAGGGCATGGCAGCAGAGCTGAAGTGCAGGGCCAGCTCTCTGACCTCAGTCAGTTGGATTACGCCCAATGGCTCCATCATGACCCACGGTGCGTACAAGATCCGCATTTCTGTGCTCAACGACGGCACGCTAAACTTCACCAACGTTACCATGCAGGACACGGGCACCTACACCTGCATGGTGAGCAACTCAGCGGGCAATACCACAGCATCTGCCACTCTCAACGTGTCGTCCACAGAGAATGTCCTCAGCTACTTTACCACAGTAACAGTGGAGACCATCGAGCCCGTGCACGACGAGGGGCGCTCCACCGTGTGGCAGAAGGTGGGCCCCACCACCTCCGCCGGCTCCTGGGAGACTGTgacgtccacctccaccaccaccacaacggCCCGGACGCCCCTCTCCACCCGGGCCACAGAGAAGACCTTTACCATCCCTGTCACGGACCTGAACGACAGCTCCATGACCGGCCTGGATGAGGTAATGAAGACCACCAAGATCATCATCGGCTGCTTCGTGGCCATCACCCTCATGGCCGCCGTCATGCTCATCATTTTCTACAAGATGAGGAAGCAGCACCACCAGCAGAACCACCATGCGCCACAGCGCACCATCGAGATAATCAACGTAGACGAGGACTGTGTGACGGGCGGGCCGGCCATGGAGGGCCACATGACTCTGCCCCCGCTGGAGCATGAGCACCTCAACCATTACAATGCCTATAAGTCTGCGTACAACCACGTCTCCACCATCAACTCCATACACAGCTCAGTGCACGAACCTTTGTTAATCCGGGCCAGTTCGAAAGACAATGTACAAGAGACCCagatctaaaaaataaataaataaaaaatcataatGAGACGAACTGATGAAATTATAAAAAGGGACATTAATGGATATTAGTTATGAGGACTATGGATGGGAAGTGGAGGACCAGCGAATCATTGGTTGATGATGTTCATTCAATGACATTGGGAACTAGGGTATGTCTACTGTTTCAAAAAGTGTCTTTACAAAACAGAAGTTATTTATTTAAGAAAAAATCTATTGTGGCTAAATCAAGAAAAAACTGCATTCTGCAATTCTTTTTTCAGAACTTATTTCATCAGAAGTTTAGTTTTTCTTCACTTGAAGGAGGGTGGTTTACTAATATGCTTACAAACTCTATGTGAATCTCATGCTAACCATACATGTTCTGGTTTCCCCAAATCTGTAAGTGATGGCAACCTCTTTTTACCCCACATACTTAGATAATTTCTAGATCACGTCAGAGATTTCTTCCTGCAACAAattaattgattaaatattttgtgACCATCTGTTAATTTAGATGGATTAAAAGCTTGGTCGTTATCTGAGGGTGAATGCTGGGACTGTCAGCAAAGGAATCTGATAATAACACAATATTTCTTTAAATCTGCCACTGAAATGTATTAGACACAGATGTACACTTGGCTCTGCCATCGATAGATTGGGGACGTTAAACGAGGGAAGTGTGTTCCAAACTAAACCACAGCCAACAGGCGAATCATAGTTGTCTCACCGTGTTTATTACGCCAGAAAATCACACGTTTCACACAGTGTTTGTCTCATTTACACGTTGTGTATTCATACCATTTGTGATTCCTTCTCTATTCCACTTGCTCTGATACATCATAACTTTGTGAGTAATGGAAATCGCATTGGCAAATACAGTCAGGCATATGAGAGCTCCCCGAATGTCATACCCCCTTTCCCCATCCCACACCAGCTGTTATGATGGTGTACCATATCATCACAGATATGGGTGCTGTCCCAGATCATCTTATCTGCAGTCTCATTGCAAATCTCCAAAAATTGCTATATGATATTAACGTGGTTCCTGACACATTAATCACTTTCCCAGGTGTTAAGAGATATACCAATTTGTGTTACTTGATTGCAAAAAAAGAGCCCTGGTACACCACCAAGGATACTGATGACACTCCTGTATGAACTCTCTATGACCCCTGACTTCAACCAGTGCAGCAAGGACAGACTGGTGAGTGGGAACGGGGGCTAAGGACACCGAACCCAGCTGTCCCAGCACATTGCATGTCGTCTGTTGTCTGTTCCCACATTGGGCACACAGGCCCAGATTCACACCATGCCCAGAGGCCCAGAGTACAGAGTGCTAGGGtttatgcagagagagagagactttaggGATGAGGTATGTTGCTCTGAGCAGATGTTCAGGTCACACCTGCATCCCTCTGCCTCGGCCATTAATTATGtgaactgtttttttttttcttctgcttttcctttttgTTCTCCACTCCCTCCATAATGTCAAACATCTAAGAAAGGTTATGCAACAGCCCTTTTTCCTTTTCAGGTCCATTTTGTTTCTGAGAAATAAATGATTGTGTTCTATTTGAAATTCTCCAGATGAATGAGGGTACACTCTTCTCATTGTTCCCCATCCAGATGTCATCAAGTTATTTTCTGGGAGGAAGCACTATTAAGGATATGATGTCAAATACAGTAGTGGGCTTATTCAGTCACCATGGAAACCATGACCTTAAGCAGAAAGGCATGCGCTAACAGAGTTCCAATTGCCTAGCTAGATGCTTTAACATTATTCAGAGTCAAATGAAAATGGAATGTCCATGGATAGAGTTAATGGAAATGCACCTCAACTATGAAACAATATTCTTACAGTGATGTAGTAGCATTTCATCCCCTTGCACTTGACCAGTGTTTAGTATTAAACAGTAGGGTATGGAGATTGTCACAGATTATAATGATATGTAGCGACACCCCTGTTACTTTTCCACTTAAACCCTGACAGTAAAGGATGCAGAATCGGAGAATAGACAAGTGCGGCAATCAGTATTAAAAGTCACTTCTTCAGTATACTTGGACAGAAAGACTAAATCCTCAAAGATTAATGAATAACTTATTTTAATGTCATGTGGCATTTAATGACCTAATTAATAATTCAGGAATCTCCATCTCACATGAGCTTCTTCAACCCAGTTTTAGTCAACATGAAGCAAACATGTTCATCAGTGTGGCATCCCTGCCAATACAATATCTAGTCATGGTGAAATATGTTTACATGGAGTTTAGCACAGTCGTAAACCATCTCTGTTGTGTTAGTCATTGACTATGTGTTTGCGGTGATCATGGTGGGGTCTGGATCAAAAAAATTTGAAGTAAGAGAGTTTGTCAATCATCCTTTCTCTTTCCATTGGTTGGTAAATCATTTGGAGACTTTTATGTTGCATTTATTGCAATTTAGTCAATCCATCTCATCCTTATGTACTGTATCTCAATATTTTGGGTAGAAGGGACAAGATGCTTTTATTTCCACATTATTTTATCTGAGAGGGAATGCTGTTCTAGTGGTAGATTTctataaaaatacattttttttaaaaacaaccccccaaaaaaacgttTTAAATTTAACTTTTACATGTGCCAACAACCTGTTTATTAAAGTGAAAAATAGAAACATGCTGTAAGATAATAAGACATTGATTTTCATGTAATCATCCTTTCATgaccttaaaaaaatatatgaagATCGATTATAGAAACCAGGAGTTTGGAGTTCATACacaaaaataagttacaaataaagtattgttgttttttttgtatgGTCTGGTTCTTATTTACAACCTTTTTTCCATACTAGCATTTTAGTTTTTTTTCCATCGTTTTTTTCTctatagtagtattgttgtttTTTTCCATAGTTTTTTCTTCATAGTAGTGACGAAACACAACACATACCACCCAAAAGTGTTTTCTGTGCAAGGAAGGTCATCCGTTGATGTTACACTATAAGGAAGTGAATCTGACAGCTGGGTACGGAGGGATAATTGCCTTTCCTCCTACTATTCATTGCATATAGGATCACAGTCTCAGCCTATAATTAAGGAGATTGCCAGCAGGTTACAACAATGACTAATGTTCTTGTAAATGGTTGATTATCTACAGTGGGAAAGATGATCAAATTACCACAAGCTCTTGTCCTTGATGGTTGAATCGTTGTACAATCTGATGAGGAACAGGAAAATGTAACAAGGTAAAAAAGATACAAGGTGCTAACAAAATGCCTCTCAAATGAAAGACTTGTTACTTTAATAATTAACTCTTATTTAGCAACCATCATTGAAAACATTGTTACCATCCCCCTAAAACCCCACACCATCAGCAGCTAGTGAGCACATGTCCTTACACTACCCTCCTGAGAGGAGAGAAGGTCTGGATTTCCAACCGCTCTTGACTTTTTCACACCAAGGTTTATGAGATTAGGATTAAATTAATCTCAAAATCTGATTGTAATTCCAGATAATCTAGACGAGTAATTTTAGCACGTTACATAACTGGGGATTCAGATGCTTCGGGGGAGGAGAAGAAGCATTAGCAATGAAAGTCAATGTATTTCAAAATGTTCTGCAACTTGGatggatttttgtgtgtgtgtttgtttctgtaATAACAGGGTGTacaacagtggaggctcctcagaggaggaaggagaggaccgtcctcctcagtgaatttcctaaaaataaaaatactgaaacattaaaaaagttatacttttttagataaaactaaactaaatatattcacattttAACAAagaattgattaaaacacactgtttggcaatgaaggtctacagtagcctcagcagcactctgtagggtagcaccatgatgtagctggaggacagctagcttctgtcctcctctgggtacattgacttcaaatgaaaacctaggaggctcatggttctcacccccttccatagacttgcataataattatgacaacttccggaggatgtcctccaacctatcagagctcttgcagcatgaaattacatgttgtccacccaatcaaaggatcagaatattaatctagtactgaaagctacAGCTagatagcactgcagtgcataacatgtggtgagtagttgactcaaagagagagaaaaacaatagtttttaagaaattaatttattccaaaattaaggagaagcaagagagagagagctatatatTTGTAGTATATTTTggttcactttcacttacttagctaccATCGAAtaaagctagctagtttagcctactcacaCACCCAGATCAAAcatagagggatgctatgttagctagctggctatggctatccaacactggagctcttccaagtcaaggtaagcttttggttttattaatttattgccaacgGGGCCCACTGGTGTAACTGCTATACCGCTTGCTGACTGTACAATGTACTGCATGATTGgagcaggtttactaacgcgttggTTCTAGTAGCTACGTTGACTACgatgtgacaacgatgtaggctgtgtgtagtggatagctggtcacagacagctgatgtgttgcacactgaagtccacaagcgaagggaaaaggtgagaggaggagaacgcGTAATagatagatgtgagaaggaattacAGTGCATCCAGAatgtattcagacaccttgagattttccatattttgttacgttacagccttattctaaaatggattaaattgttgtttttttcaccctcataaatctacacacaataccctataatgacaaagcaaaaacaggtttttagatttttttgcaaatgtattcaaaataaaaggTATTCAGatgctttactcagtactttgttgaagcacctttggcagcgattacagcctcaagtcttcttgggtatgacgctacaagtatGGCACAcgtgtatttagggagtttctcccatttttctctgtagatcctctcaagctctgtcaggttggatggtgagcgtctctgcacagctattttcaggtctctccagagatgttcgactgggttcaagtctgggctctggctgggctactcaaggacattcagagacttgtcccgaagccacacctgcattgtcttggatgtgtgcttagggtcgttgtcctgttggaaggtgaaccttctccccagtctgaggtcctgagcgctctggagcaggttttcatgaagtatctctctgtactttgctccgttcattttttcctcgatcctgactagtctcccagtctttgccgctgaaaaacatccccacagcatgatgctgccgcaaccatacttcaccgtagggatggtgccaggtttcttcctgatgtgacgcttggcattcaggccaaagagttcaatcttggttttatcagaccagagaatcttgtttctcatggtctgagagactttaggtgccttttggcaaactccaagcgggctgtcatgtgccttttactgaggagtggcttccgtctgcccactctaccataaaggcctgattggtggagtgctgcagagatggatgtccttctggaaggttctcccatctccacagaggaactctggagctctgtcagagtgaccatcgggttcttggtcaccaccctgaccaaggcccttcttccgcgattgctcagttttgctgagcggccagctctaggaagagtcttggtggttccaaacttcttccatttaagaatgttggagaccactgtgttcttggggaccttcaatgctgcagacattttttggtacccttccccagagctgtgcctcgatacaatcctgtctcagagctctacagacaattccttcgacctcatggcttggtatttcctctgacatgcactatcaactgtgggaccttatgtagacaggtgtgtgcctttccatataatgtccaatcagttgaatttaccacaggaagtctccaatcaagttgtagaaacatctgaaggatgataaaTGTAagcagctcaatttcgagtctcataacatgtggtctgaatacttatgtaaataaggtatttctgttttttaatttcttatgcatttgcaaacatttctaaaaacctgttttgttttgccattatggggtattatgtgtagattgatgaggatttttatttatttaatccattttagaataaggctgtaacgtaacaaaatatggaaaagcggaagtggtctgaatactttccgaatgcactgtatatactgaacaaaaatataaactcaacatgcaacaatttcattgattttactgagttacagttcatatgtggaaatcagtcaatttaaataaatgaattaggccctaaactatggatttcacatgactgggaatacagataagcatctgttggtcacagacaccttttaaaaaatgggcctcacattGTGCCTCAGGACCTCGTcactgtatttttgtgcattcaaattgccatcgataaaatgcaactgtGTTAGTTGtgtgtagcttatgcctgcccataaccCCACGGccacaatggggcactctgttcacaatgttgacatcaacaaaccgctcgcccacaaaacgccatacacgtggtctgcggttgtgagtccggttggacatactgccaaatacTATAAAACAACGTTttaggtggcttatggtagaaaaatttacattcaattatctggcaactgctctggtggacattcctgcagtcagcatgccaattgcacgctccctcaaaacttgagaaatctgtggcattgtgttttgtgacaaaactgcacatgttagagtggccttttattgtccccagcacaaggtgcacctgtgtaacgagcatgctgtttaatcagcttcttgatatgccacacctgtcatgtggatggattatcttggcaaaggagaaatgctcacgaacagggatgtaaacaaatttgtgcacaacatcttAGAGAAATTATCTTCTTgtacgtatggaacatttctgtgaccttttatttcagctcatgaaacatgggaccaacacgttacatgttacgtttatactttttgttctgtgtagatttatatacaacaagctgtttgtatgtgggtgatatgaaagtgaactgtgtttgcgccgattctgttgaaaaaaaattcttaaacggaagcaaacggaacggggataaacatacctgactttgtccaatagaaactctcgtttaaaactgttggactaatgattacaccctagatcagctagatgcagtcaagagtgtgcaaagcagtattgaatgtatcactgtctgtcaccttgattactcaaaattctcttgacctgtgcacctacagtggggagaacaagtatttgatactctgccgattttgcaggttttcctacttacaaagcatgtagaggtctgtaatttttgtcataggtacacttcaactttgagagacggaatctaaaacaaaaatccagaaaatcacattgtatgattttttaataattcatttgcattttattgcatgacataagtatttgattacctaccaaccagtaagaattccgtctctcacagacctgtttagtttttctttaagaagccctcctgttctccactcgttacctgtattaactgcacctgtttgaacttgttacctgtataatagacacctgtacacacactcaatcaaacagacaaattaattacttaaaaatcatacaatgtgattttctggatttttgttttagattccgtctctcaaagttgaagtgtacctatgacaaaaattacagacctctacatgctttgtaagtaggaaaacctgcaaaatcggcagtgtatcaaatacttgttctccccactgtatgttgtaaactttcatttacagtggggaaaaaaaggatttagtcagccaccaattgtgcaagttctcccacttaaaaagatgagagacgcctgtaattttcatcatttgtacacgtcaactatgacagacaaaatgagaaaaaaaaatccagaaaatcacattgttggatttttaatgaatttatttgcaaattatggtggaaaatatgtatttggtcaataacaaaagtttctcaatactttgttatataccctttgttggcaatgacacaggtcaaacgttttctgtaagtcttcacaaagttttcacacactgttgctggtattttggcccattcctccatgcagatctcctctagagcagtgatgttttggggctgtcgctgggcaacacggactttcaactccctccaaagattttctatggggttgagatctggagactggctaggccactccaggaccttgaaatgcttcttacgaagcaactccttcgttgcccgggcggtgtgtttgggatcattgtcatgctgaaagaaccagccacgtttcatcttcaatgcccttgctgatggaaggaggttttcactcaaaatctcacgatacatggccccattcattctttcctttacacggatcagtcgtcctggtccctttgcagaaaaacagccccaaagcatgatgtttccacccccatgcttcacagtaggtatggtgttctttggatgcaactcagcattctttgtcctccaaacacgacgagttgagtttttaccaaaaagttctattttggtttcatctgaccatatgacattctctcaatcctcttctggatcatccaaatgcactctagcaaacttcagacgggcctggacatgtactggcttaagcagggggacacgtctggcagtgcaggatttgagtcccctggcggcgtagtgtgttactgatggtaggctttgttactttggtcccagctctctgcaggtcattcactaggtccccccgtgtggttctgggatttttgctcaccgttcttgtgatcattttgaccccacggggtgagatcttgcgtggagccccagatcgagggagattatcagtggacttgtatgtcttccatttcctaataattgctcccacagttgatttcttcaaaccaagctgcttacctattgcagactcagtcttcccagcctggtgcaggtctacaattttgtttctggtgtcctttgacagctctttggtcttggccacagtggagtttggagtgtgactgtttgaggttgtggacaggtgtcttttatactgataacaagttcaaacaggtgccattaatacaggtaacgagtggaggacagaggagcctcttaaagaagaagttac from Coregonus clupeaformis isolate EN_2021a chromosome 11, ASM2061545v1, whole genome shotgun sequence includes the following:
- the LOC121576403 gene encoding leucine-rich repeat-containing protein 4C; the encoded protein is MLNKMTSSRQQQTMRGPRWNRALSDPLFVLLLALQLLAVAGLVRAQTCPSVCSCSNQFSKVICTRRGLREVPDGISTNTRYLNLQENLIQVIKVDSFKHLRHLEILQLSKNHIRNIEIGAFNGLASLNTLELFDNRLTTIPNGAFEYLSKLKELWLRNNPIESIPSYAFNRVPSLRRLDLGELKRLSYISDGAFEGLGNLRYLNLGMCNLKEIPNLISLVKLDELEMSGNQLTVIRPGSFKGLIHLQKLWMMHAQIQTIERNSFDDLQSLVELNLAHNNLTLLPHDLFTPLHHLERVHIHHNPWNCNCDILWLSWWLKEMVPANTSCCARCSSPASHKGRYIGELDQNYFHCYAPVIVEPPVDLNVTEGMAAELKCRASSLTSVSWITPNGSIMTHGAYKIRISVLNDGTLNFTNVTMQDTGTYTCMVSNSAGNTTASATLNVSSTENVLSYFTTVTVETIEPVHDEGRSTVWQKVGPTTSAGSWETVTSTSTTTTTARTPLSTRATEKTFTIPVTDLNDSSMTGLDEVMKTTKIIIGCFVAITLMAAVMLIIFYKMRKQHHQQNHHAPQRTIEIINVDEDCVTGGPAMEGHMTLPPLEHEHLNHYNAYKSAYNHVSTINSIHSSVHEPLLIRASSKDNVQETQI